TCTCAGGTCAGTTTTGGGCCGTTAATCTTGGGGCAACCGTTCTCTTAGAAAAAAGCTGGGAAGAAGTCAAGGCAGTAGAAGCCCAGTATCTTCGGTCTCCCTTACTCAAAGAGGTTTATGGGCAAGAACTTGCTGTTCTCCCGGGTATGGAACAAGCCCTCGCCCTCAACGCCCTGCGGGAATATTACGAAAGTGGACAATATGATGTCATCATTTTCGATGGTGCTGGCGATTTAAGTACCTTGCGCATGTTTGCCATTCCAGAACACCTAAGTTGGTACATCCGCCGTTTTCGTGACCTCTTTCTGGATTCTGATCTTGGGAAAGCCATCTCTCCTTTTATTCAGCCACTGAGTAGTGCCATTTTGAATGTCACTTGGACGGCAGAAGATTTAACTGATAATTCCACTGCTAATCAAGCCAATCAAATCCTGGAACGGGGGAAAAATGCGCTGAGTGAAAGGAAGGTTGCCGGATATCTGGTAACCGCCGATAATCCTTATGCCCTTAAAAGTGCCAAATTTCTCTGGGGAAGTGCCCAACAAAGCGGGCTAATTATTGCCGGTGTCTTACTCAATCAGGAGACCACAGTGAGAGAGGTGGTACAGGGAGAATTTTCTCCTTTACCTATAACCCCTTTACCGTCCATTCAACCGGGAGAATGGGAGACTCTGGGGAACGCTCTTCCCGATTTACTGGGGAATGTTGCTCAAGCCCCTCCTACCGTTGAAATTGATCGAAGTGAACGGACAGTCAAAGTCTTTTTGCCTGGGTTCGGCAAAAAACAAATTAAACTAACCCAACCGCAAACTCAACAGGAAATTACGATTGATGCGGGCGATCAGCGCCGAAATATCCAACTCCCGCCGCCTTTAAAGGGACAGCCGGTCAAAGGAGCAAAATTTTTGGATGACGGTCATCTCTTAGTTTCCTTTTAACCCCATTTGCCAAAGCTTTCTAGTTCCCTGTTTAGGGAACTAGACCGGAGTAGTTAGGGGAAATCAGTCAAAATATTAAGGAATGTTACAAAAATACCATCATTCTGTCTTAACAGCTTGACGGTAGAAAAAATTATCGCTAAAGTAGCTAGTAATACCCGGGTAAATAGAAATGAAAAGTATGTCAGATAAGCAAAAAGTTACGCTTTATCTTCCACCGGATGTTCACCGTAACCTTAAAATTAAAGCTGCCACGGGTGGCGAATCAATGTCAGGTTTAGTGGAGCAAGCGGTGCTCTTTTACCTCAATCACTCCGAAGTGGTTGCAGAATTAGAACAGCAAGAGTACGGTCAAACCTACCGGCTTTATGAGTGTCCTCAATGTGAGAGCGCGCTCATTATGCAAGAAGGAGAACTTGCTCCTCTTCAGACGCAACCATCGGTTCAAACGGAAGAGATTGCAACTGAACAAGTTAATCAACAGGTCAAAACTGCTGACCCCGATCATTCGCAAGATCAGGAACAACTGGTTCCCTGCTAGGTAAACCCTAACCGAGATGGCGAACTGCTCATTAAGGGAAGGACTGCATCAACGATAAGGTGAAAAGCCATGCGCGAAGAGCTCAGTGTATTAATTCAAGCTCAATATCCTCTAATCTACCTCGTTACTCCCGAGGAGGAGCGGGCTGAGCAAGCAATTTCAGATATTGCTGAACAAGCAAAATCGCGGTCAGTCTACGTGTGGACAGTGACCCACGGGATTGCCGAATATGGAAAATCGCAGCAGACTCCTCAGCGCAATACAGTTTCTCCAGAAGCAGCAATTGAATGGGTGGTTCGGCAGAAGGAAGCAGGGATCTATATATTTAAAGACTTACACCCGTTTATTGATTCTCCAGCAACAACCCGTTGGCTGCGAGACGCGATCGCGAGCTTCAAAGGCACAGATAAAATTATCGTTGTGATGTCGCCTGTACAACAGGTTCCCATTGAGTTAGAAAAGGAAGTTGTTGTCCTTGACTACCCTCTACCCGATTTGGCGGAATTAGATCAGGTGTTGACCAAGCAGTTGGAGCGAACCAAGCAAGGTCGCCTCGATAATACGGTTCGCGAAAAATTATTGCGGGCTACTCTTGGTCTCACTCGTGACGAAGCGGAGAAAGTTTACCGTAAGGTCTATGTGACAGCCCAGCGCTTTAGTGAATCAGAAGTAGATGTGGTGCTTTCGGAGAAAAAGCAACTGATCCGCCGGAACGGTATTCTCGAGTTTTTAGAGGAAGATGAGACCTTAGACAATATTGGTGGCTTGGAAGAACTCAAGCGTTGGTTAAGATTACGCTCGGAAGCTTTTACCAAAAAGGCAAGAGATTATGGCCTGCCGCAACCTAAAGGAATGCTAATCCTTGGTGTACCCGGTTGTGGTAAATCATTGACCGCAAAAACAACCTCTCGCCTTTGGGGACTGCCCCTCTTGCGTCTAGATATGGGTCGTATTTATGACGGCTCAACCGTTGGTCGCTCAGAAGCAAATCTCCGTAATGCTCTAAAAACTGCAGAATCCATCTCCCCAGCCATTCTGTTTATTGATGAATTAGACAAAGCCTTCTCTGGCAGTGCCGGTTCATCTGACTCTGATGGCGGAACATCTAGCCGTATCTTTGGGTCTTTCCTAACGTGGATGCAGGAAAAAGAGTCGCCTGTGTTTGTCATGGCAACAGCCAACCGGGTTGAGCGCTTGCCAGGAGAGTTTCTACGGAAAGGACGGTTTGATGAAATCTTTTTCGTTGATTTACCGAATACCCAAGAGCGAAGCGACATCTTCCGCATTCACCTCCAAAAACGACGTTCCGACATTTCTCGCTTCGATTTGGAACAGTTAGCCAATTTATCTGAAGGATTTTCCGGGGCAGAAATTGAGCAAGCACTAGTCGCTGCAATGTATGATGCTTTTGCTCAAGAGCGGGAATTCACGCAGCTTGATATTATTGCTGCATTGAAATCAACGCTTCCCTTGTCCCGAACGATGA
The nucleotide sequence above comes from Cyanobacteria bacterium GSL.Bin1. Encoded proteins:
- a CDS encoding ArsA family ATPase, encoding MILTFLGKGGSGRSAIAIAAAHQLSQEGKRVLLTTQDPTTELFLETPLSSEPTSISGQFWAVNLGATVLLEKSWEEVKAVEAQYLRSPLLKEVYGQELAVLPGMEQALALNALREYYESGQYDVIIFDGAGDLSTLRMFAIPEHLSWYIRRFRDLFLDSDLGKAISPFIQPLSSAILNVTWTAEDLTDNSTANQANQILERGKNALSERKVAGYLVTADNPYALKSAKFLWGSAQQSGLIIAGVLLNQETTVREVVQGEFSPLPITPLPSIQPGEWETLGNALPDLLGNVAQAPPTVEIDRSERTVKVFLPGFGKKQIKLTQPQTQQEITIDAGDQRRNIQLPPPLKGQPVKGAKFLDDGHLLVSF
- a CDS encoding AAA family ATPase → MREELSVLIQAQYPLIYLVTPEEERAEQAISDIAEQAKSRSVYVWTVTHGIAEYGKSQQTPQRNTVSPEAAIEWVVRQKEAGIYIFKDLHPFIDSPATTRWLRDAIASFKGTDKIIVVMSPVQQVPIELEKEVVVLDYPLPDLAELDQVLTKQLERTKQGRLDNTVREKLLRATLGLTRDEAEKVYRKVYVTAQRFSESEVDVVLSEKKQLIRRNGILEFLEEDETLDNIGGLEELKRWLRLRSEAFTKKARDYGLPQPKGMLILGVPGCGKSLTAKTTSRLWGLPLLRLDMGRIYDGSTVGRSEANLRNALKTAESISPAILFIDELDKAFSGSAGSSDSDGGTSSRIFGSFLTWMQEKESPVFVMATANRVERLPGEFLRKGRFDEIFFVDLPNTQERSDIFRIHLQKRRSDISRFDLEQLANLSEGFSGAEIEQALVAAMYDAFAQEREFTQLDIIAALKSTLPLSRTMTEQVNALREWAHQRARPASSSVAEYQRLEF